Within Phycisphaerales bacterium, the genomic segment CGGTCAATCGGCTGGACCCCGGACTTGCTCTGGCGCGGTCATACGGGCGGCCACTTTGGTGCCACAGCGCGCGAGGTCATCGCGCACTCGATCGCGCCCGCCCTCGGGGCTCGCGGGGACTGGGCTGCGAAACCGTTGGGCGCCTAACCCTTCGCGGCTGTGGGGGAGATGGGCACCACACATGCGATTGTTCCCCCGGTGCGCGCACCACGCGTTGCGCAAATCGCAACTGCGTGGCACGCGCTGCGTCCTCTCCAATTCGTGGGGCGGGCCAGATCGGTACGCCAGCGGGACCCTGTCGCGCACGGGCGCCCCCACCGCTTACCCGCGTCCCATCTGCTGCGATGTATTCACCTGCTCACTCAGCCGCCTGCTCGGCGGCCGCAGACGGCGATTCTCAACCTCCCAGACGTAGCTGTGAATCGTCACCTCCTTCGGAATCAGGGGGGAGGCGCGCAAGAGCCGCACCTGCTCGATGCTTACCGCATCGACATCGCGAAAGGTTTTGATCCACTTGCCGAAGCCGCCTTTTTCGAGCTTCAGCTCCGGCAGCCCGGGGTCAAGCTGGACCGCGTCGGGGTCGATGCCGCGTTCACGTAAAGCCGTCGCAAGCGCATCACCCGTAGCCGTCATCATGCCGCATTCGGTATGGTTAACCACGATGATCTCTCGAGTGCCGAAGAATTGCGTCGTCAACATTGCCGAACGAATGGCATCATCCGTGACGAGACCACCGGCATTGCGGAAGACGTGGGCGTCCCCTTCACGGATGCCCAGCGCCTGCTCAATGGGCAGACGTTCGTCCATGCACGCCAATACCCACAACCGGCGATTGTTGGGTATCCCCTTCTGACGCCGCAGGGCCCAGGCCTCCTGCTCGGCATACTCCAGGTCGATCTGCTGATGCACCATCACGATACTCCTGTGCATGGATTCACGAAATCCGCAACCGATGCGGGGTTCAAAACGAAGAATTGTTCAGAGGGAAGCGAAACGGGTCACGCTGGAGCCGGGCTCTAACAGCCGCAACAGCACGAACACGCGGTGTGACGGCAACAAACGGTGCTGCTGCCGCGAGGTTCACAGGCGAATTGCATCTGACCTACGCACATGCGAGCTCTCATACCTCTTACGAGGCGTGGCCGCGTGGACTCACGCCATGCAGATGTTAGGCGGGTGCCGCGGCCAGTCAAGCCGGCCGGGGCACGGACCTCGTGTCACCGCTTGCGCGCCAGCATCAGCCCGTCGCCAATCGGCACCAAACTGCACGAGACGCGCTCGTCCGCGCGAATCTTCCGGTTGAGTGCATCAATGGCACGCACGTTGTCCCCCGCGGCTTCCGGCGCCACGACCCGGCCGTCCGACAAAGCGTTGTCGATGGCGACCAGGCCACCCGGTCGCAGCAGGCGCAGAGCCCGTTCGTAATAGGCGTCGTAGCCAACCTTATCCGCATCCAGGAAGGCAAAATCAAATGTCTCGGTCGCACCGCCCGCCAGGAGCGCGTCCAGCGTCTCCAGCGCCGGAGCGAGACGCAATTCTATCCGTTCAGCCACACCAGCCGCCGCCCAGTAGCGCCGTGCGATCGCGGTCCACTCCTCCGACACATCACAGCAGAGCAGGCGCCCATCCGGTGGCAGCGCCCGCGCCACGCATAGTGCGCTGTAGCCCGTGAATGTGCCGACTTCGAGCGCCCGACGCGCACCAATGGTCTCGATCAGGAGCGCCATGAATTGCCCCTGCTCAGGCGAAATCTGCATTTCGGCATTCGGCAGCCGCGCCGTCTCCTCCCGCAGTTGCCGTAGCAGCTCCGGTTCACGCAGCGTAGCCGTCACAAGGTACTCGTGCAGTTCACCCGCCAGTTGCAGCGTTCGACTCGACACGGCGACTCCTTCCCTGCGCGGAGGGTCCGGCTCCGACACCGATCCGATCTTAGGGCGCCGGATCCAGCTCCGCGAGCAACGCCAAGTCGTCGGCCGTCAGCGGCCCGAGGTCTGCGGCCACCACATTGTCGGCTACCTGTACCGCGGTCTTCGCCCCCGGAATCACCGTGTGGCAGGCCGCATGCGTCAGGCAGAAACGCAGTGCTACCTGGGATTGGGTCTGCGTGGGATAGCGAGCAAACAGCGGCTGCAGCGCTTCGAGCCGAAATAGATAGCTTTCCAGCTTGTCAGGTGACAGGTTCATGCCGCGATGATCGTCCGGTCCGAAGCGCGTGGCGCGCGTGAACTTGCCGGTGAGCAGGCCGAACAGCAACGGAATGCGCACGATGATTCCGAGGCCGTACTGCCGGGCCTTGGGGAGCAGCACCTCCTCGGCCGCACGCTCCAGCAGGTTATACCGCACTTGCAGGACATCCAGCTCGGCATGATGTGCATCGAGCACGGTCGCCTGCTCCGTTTCTTTGAACGACTGCACACTCAGCCCCGTGTAACGCACCTTGCCTTGGCGTCGCAGTGTGGCAAGCGCGTCCCAGGGTTCGTCGCGCTCCAGGTGCTCCAGATCGGGGCTGTGCAACTGGTACAGGTCGAGGGTGTCCACTCGCAGTCGCTGCAAGCTCTGCTCGGCCGCGAACAGCAGGTAGTCCTTCGCGTAATTCTGCCGGATGGGTCCGTAACCGGTGTCGTGGTCCTGGGCCGCAAAATAAAAATCGTTCCCGCCCTTGGTCGCGACCGTCAACGCCGGCCCACCGCGCTCCGCCAGAACCGCGGCAATCAGTTCTTCGGAATGCCCGAAACCATACGTATCCGCCGTGTCGAGGAAGGTCACGCCGGCATCGAGGGCGGCGTGCAGGGCTGCCTTGGAGACTGCGTCATCCGTCGGGCCCCAGTGGCTGCCACCGATCGCCCAGGCCCCGAATCCCACTGCGGATACCTGCGGGCCGCGAGAGCCCAATGGCACGTATTGCACGGTTACCTCCGCAATCTCTTGACGGTCGCGATCAACAGAACCAGCATAGTTACTTCCGGCCATGGTCGCCAAGGTAGGCCGATTTGACAGGCGCCCATGCCGAATCTAAACTGCCCCATCTACCCGTAAGTGGGCGTTGCGGCGCCCAAGCGCGCCGGTGTAGCTCAGTTGGCGAGAGCGCTTGACTGTGGATCAAGAGGTCCCGCGTTCGAATCGCGGCGCCGGCAATTTCCCCCTTTCTATTTGCGCTAGCCGCGATCGCCTGCCAACCGCCATTGGTTGAAGACGGCCGCGCAGCGAGCATTTGTTGAACGTCACCGCTACCTGCGGACCAGCCGAGGGTACACTGAAACCGTTCAGTTATCTCCTGTCCTCGACCGTCGGGTTTAAGGAGTAAGTGCGCCGAATGGCGCAGCAGAAAAACCCGCTCGGGTCGGGAAAACCTGCCTAATTCCCTTGCCTACCGATTCATTTCCGGGCATGATAACAGATGGATATATAATCCTGCTCTTCGGAGCGCCGCCGCAGTGCGTGTGCAGACTCACGAAATGTGTGGTCTGCGGTGATGCTTCGCAATGGGTCGTTCGATTGGCATCACCAAGCTCACTTCTTCGCCTGCGCAGCGCCACAGATTGCGAGGAACCATCATGCCCAGTGCTGCTTCTTCACGTTGCCCGCGCGTCCAAACCGTTTGCGGCTTCACGCTGATCGAGTTGCTCGTCGTGGTCGCCATCATCGCACTCCTCATCTCGATCCTGTTGCCCAGCATGGCCGCCGCGCGTGAACAGACCCGTTCCGTGAAATGCCTGGCCAACCTGCGTTCTATCGGCCAAGGCATCACGATGTATGCTCAGGATCAACGTGGCGTATTGCCCGGCCCGCTGCATCCTCCCATTTACCGCAATACGGGCTCGGCCATTCCGGGCGAAACGACCGTCGATGGCTTCCCCGTCATGAACCCCAATACCGAGCGACCATGGTTCCTTTTGGCGCGCCTCGCACCCGTGATGGCGAGTGGCCCGGATGATCTCCTGAAGTACGTCGACCTCGTAGGAACGTGCCCAACGGCGAAGCAGAAGAACACCGATTCCAATTTCCTGCCGAACGTGAATCAGAATCCGAGTTGGAGCCGGCCCTACAACTACCTGGTCAATTCCTGGAACAATACCGAACCGCGTTTCTACTTTGGCTGGACCAACATCGGCGTGACATGGGAGGGCTGGGTCAACGCTTATAACGCCAATCCGAACGGTACGGCGCAGCCGCCGAAGAAGTTGGATGCGGTGCGGCGGTCTGCCGAGGAGTGGGCAGTTGGGGATGCCTGGTGGGACTTCCGCCGGACTTTCATCGCTCCCGGCCAGTTCGCCGACCGAATGCTCGGCACCTGGCAACTCCTGACGTCGAACCCGACCACTTCAGCAAATATGTCGCACAACCCGCTGCCGCGGACTCCGTACCACCGTAATAACCGCGGTACGAACCTGGTTTACTTCGACGGGCACGCGGCGACGTTCGTCGGGATCGACGAATGGGCGCAGAAATTCCCGGCCAACCAGCCAACCCCGCCCTAGGCGGCCGGCAATGTGGTTCATCACTGCGTGCACGCGCACGCTTGCATTCGGCGATCGAGTGAGGTAGAGTGAGGCGTGGAGAAGGGAAAATGAACGGGGTCTCGACGGTCCCGTGAAAGTTGCAATTCAGCACCACATTCCCTTCCTGGTCCTGTGTGTATCGGCGTCCGTATGAGCCAATTTTGATGTCGTGACAAGGTCAGAAGTGGGCACTGCGTGGCAGCCACCGTGGAACGGTTGGGCTGTCGGCAGGCCGGCAATTCGCAAGAGAAGAAGGAGGCACGGAAATGAAGTCTTTCCTCGGTAGTCTGGCAGCGGTGGCCGTGTGCGCGACGATCGCGGTCGCGGACATCCCTTCGCTGCAAATTTCACTCGCAATCCGCGAGACCGGCACCGCCGCCGGCATCGGCGAGAATGGTGGCACCGCTGGTGGCATCGAGTTCGTCAATCTCGACGGCCAGACACTTTACCTGGACGGCACTTGGCAGCAGTTCTCGTGGCACCTTCCTACAGCGACGCTGACCGCGTTTGCGGCGCAACGGCGAACGGCATTCTCGAAGGATCCGCCGGGGTGATTGAGCACCTGCGGATTCGGAGCACGGGCGGTGCCGGGCCGTTCACGCTCTGGATGGATGACATCGCCAACTCGTACCGTCCGAGCCCCGTGGTCCCGCCGACTACCGTGAACTTCGGTTCGTTCGAAGGGTATGCGGACGGCGCGGAAGTGATTTTCCAGGAGCCGAGCTTCTCCGGTTCGACCTCCGGAAACGTGCTGCCCGGCAGCGTATCGGGTGTGGACAACACGGTGGCATACACCGGCAACGCCTCTTACAAGGTGGAGTATGGCTTTGTGGACGCCGACCCGAGCCGCTGGGTTCGCTTGACGACCTTCAACACACCGAACCTGCCGAATCCCACGATCTACTTCGATCGGGACAGCACGGTGACGATGTGGATCAAGGGCGTGCCCGAGCCAACGTCGCTGCTGCTGCTGGGACTGGGCGCGCTCGCGTTCATTCGCCGTCGCTAAGGACGACGGGCTGACCCCGCCGCGCGGGGAAGCGGGACGTCCGAACTTCGCCTGGGACTCCGCTCTGCCCGCGACGCGCTCTGCCGCGCCGGGCAGTGCGGGGTCCCTTGTTTTGTACAGCCGGATGCACCGACCAGGCCCGCAGGACGGGCGGGTTGAACGGGCCGGCCGTAGTGGCAGTAGAATCAGACGCAACTCGATTTCGCGCGCTTGGCCCGCTGGGCCAGCCACGCTCGCTATCAGGAGGTTTCACGATGCTGACCCGACTTTGTCGCGCGCTGCTCGTGGGCGGGGCCGCATGTCTGGCCGCGCCGGCAACCGCGCAATTCACTACCCTCGTCACCAACTTTGAGGTCCCGGCCTGGGATTTCCAGACGGAAATCCTCTTCCTCAATCCGGCGAATTCGACCTCTACGACTGGCCTGTCGCCCACGGACGGGAACAGTTCGTACATCTCGGTTGCCGGGCTGGATCCGTTTGTCGTCGTGAGCAGTGGCACGCGCGCCGCGGCTGTGTTCTGGGGGTTTACGAATCCCGGTGACCCGTCTTCGTGGGTCCGTCTGAGCACTTTCAATGCCCGCGAAATTCCCAATCCGGCCGTCCACCTTGAAGGCAAGGTGCGCTTCCGGCTCGCGGCCCGTGCATTCACGAGCAACACCTTTGCGACCCAAGTTCCAACCGGCAAGCTGCACCTGGGTATCGGCCTCCGCGAATCGGGTCAAGGCGTCCGCCTGGGTGGCAATGGCGGTACGGCTGGTGACGTGGAACAGGTTCTGGAGAGCCGCCTGCCGCTCATCTTCGCCGGCACCAACGGCCTCTGCGACACGACCATCGCGCCAGACAGCGACGACGTTCAGCTTGTCCCCGTGGGCAGCCCGGCCACTCCCGGCCAACCGGTCGTTGGCCCCGGTCCGGATGGAATCCTCCAAACGACGGCCCAGGGTGATGATGTCCTGCGAATCACGCCCATCGGCCTGTACGAGATCCCAACCGACGGCGTCATGCGCCTGTACGAATTCGATCTTGCAGCATTGCAGGCCTCAGAAAACATTTTCGGCCTGACGGGCGACGGCGACCTCGGAGCCACGCCGAACAATCGCGGCACACTGGATCATCTCGTGTTGACGAATGATCCCGGCAATGGGGCCGTGAATGCCAAAGTGTTTTACCTGAGCATCGACGATGTCGAGTTCGTGTCGCCGGTTCTCGATCCGCCGGCCATCGTCACGAACCCGGTCGCCCCGCAACCGCTGGCTGAAGTCGTCACGGTGCAGTTCGTGAAGGAAGCCGCCACGCTGGTCGAGATCGTACGGCTGGACAGCGCGCAGGTGGTCGGCAGTATCGTGCCACAGGGCGCCACCATCGTGGATGTGCCGACGACGCCGCTGCCGCCGCGTGTCAGCATCGTCGCGCGTCAGACGGTCGGTGGCAGCGTCAGCGACAATTCGGTGGCGGTGCCGATCGTCTCGCCCGGCAACGGTCCGCTACGTATCGCGATGGCGATTCGTGAGACGGCTCAGTATGACAATGGCTTGAACTGTGGCGATGATGGCACCGGCTTTGACCCCGATCAGCCCTCCACGCTCGAGTTCATCGGTTCGCAGACTCAGCAGGGCTTCGGAGTCCCGACCCCCCCACGCTTCGTACCGTCCCCGGAGTGGTTCGAGATCACCTTCGACCCCTGCGACGAGGTGTATGGTGTTGCGCAGTTCAGCGGCAACGGCGAGATCGATTTGCGTCCGGCACCCGAGCACACCAACGGCGTGTGGGAGGGGCTCTATTTCCGCATCGATGCTCAGAACCCGACGGTCGGGCCCTTCACGGTCTACCTTGACGACTTGGCGGTTAAGGATCGCGACGGCAACCTGATCTGCCTGGTTGACGACTTCGAAAGCTACGACGCAGGTGACTACATCATCGATCGCATCCTCAACGGCAACGGCATGGCCGATACCGTTGCAGCCGCTACGGACATCCAGGTTGTGCCGGTCGGCAGCCCGACGTTCCCCGGCCAGATCATCGTCGCTCCGGGTCCGGACGGCACACTGGAGACCATTCCCCAGGGCGACGACATCATTCAGCCGCTGCACGCCCGTTTCAGCTTCCCGGGCGTGTCGGGTACCAGTATCGGCCTCGCCGCGACGCCGAACCGCACGGCCGTCACTACCGAGGATGCATTCAGCGGGTCACAGGCGCTGCGGATCGATTTCGCGTTCCTCAGCGCGTCCAATCTGAGCAGCGTGCTGCGCCTGACGACGAACGGCTCGCTCGCGACGAATCCGCCGGAGCCGTTCGTGAACCCCGACTCGGTCATCCCGCTGAGTCTCGACGGCACGCTGTGTGACAATCCCAACAACCTGGTCTACAGCGTGATGGTGCGCCTGGCACCGCCACCGGTTCCGGCCGACTGCGATAGCGATGGCACGGTGGACATGTATGATGTGGCCTGCCTCCAGTTGTGCTTCCGTGAGTCGCCGCTGTCCGGCGGTTGCGCGATCTTTGACATCGCGCCGAACGGGGCACCTGATGGCGTGGTGAACGCCCTCGACTTCCAGTTGTTTACGTTCCTGCTGGTGGGTCCGTAGTTCTGCGGCCACCTGGCACACCAGGATCTTCGCCGGCCGTCCGACACCTGCCACGGTGCCGGGCGGCCGACGTGTTGGGGGGTGGCCCGGCGCGATCCCACCGCCCCTATTCGTTTCCCGCGCCCGCGCCGCTACGATTGCCGCTTCGGCCGGGTGGATAGTCTGCCGGCCTGCGTGCAGGAGGATGTGTACCGTGGGTGGATTGGTCGAGCCGCGGCTCATGCGGGGACTTCGCGACATCTTTCCCGAGGACATGCACGCGCGTCAGTGGATCATCGACACGATCCGCGGCGTGTACGAACTCTACGGTTACGTTCCGCTCGGTACTCCCGCGCTGGAGTTCTACGATGTACTCACCGGCTCGACCGGCGCTGAGAGCGAGAAGCAGCTCTTTCGTGTGCAGGGGCCGGAAGGCGAGGAGTTGGGGCTGCGCTTCGACCAGACCGTCGCACTGGCACGCGTCGTGGCACAGTACCCGGACCTCCCGCGGCCATTCCGCCGGTACCAGGTCGCACCCGTGTGGCGCTCCGACAACCCCTACGAGAAGCGCGGCCGCTTCCGCGAGTTTCTCCAGTTCGACATCGACGCGGTCGGCGTGGAGTCCGAAGCGGCGGACGTCGAGATGATCACGGCGATGTGTGACGCACTGCGGGCCTTGGAACCGGGTTCATTCCGCGTGCGCGTATCGAGCCGCCGGGTATTGAATCTCGTATTGCCTTATACCGGTATCCCTTCCGATCGCAGCCACGAGGTCTTCCGCGTGCTCGACAAGCTGGACAAGCTGGGCCCGGAGAAGGTGCGCCGCGAGCTCACCACCGGGTACGTGGATGAATCAGGCAGCCGCGTTCAGGGGCTCGGTTTCACCGACGACCAGGTCACACGACTGGAGCGTTTCCTCGCTGTCCGTGACCCTGCACGGGCCGGCGTGCTCGCGCAGCTCGGCGCGTTGTTTGGCGACTCGGCGGAGGTGGCCGCCGAACTCGCTCCGCTGGCACGGATTGATGCCCGGTTGACACGCCTCGGCTACGACGATGCCATCGTGCAGTACGATGTGAGCATCGCGCGTGGACTCGCCTACTACACCGGCACCGTCTTCGAAACGGAGCTACTCGACCTGCCGGAATTCGGCTCCATCTGTTCCGGCGGGCGGTACGATGACCTTGTCACGCGCTTCCTCGGCGAGCGGGTCCCGGCGGTCGGAACCTCGGTCGGCGTGGATCGACTGCTGATCGCCCTGCGTGAACTGGGACGGATTCCACCGCAACACCTCCCGAAGTCGACGGCCCAGGTACTGGTCACCGTCTTCGATCAGGAACTGCTCGATGGCTACCTGGCGATGACTTACGAACTGCGTCGCGCCGGTATCCGCACGGAGCTCTATCTCGGCACACAGAAACGCATTGGCAAGCAGATCCAGTACGGCGACCGTTACGAAGTGCCTGTGCTGGTCGTCTATGGGTCGGATGAGTTCACACGCGGCGAGGTTCAACTCAAGGACATGTCGGTCGGGCGGCAGCGCACCGCCCAGGTAGCCGCACGTGACCAGTGGCGCGCGGAGCGCCCGGGCCAGTTCAACGTGCCGCGTGCCGAGCTAGTGCCCGCCGTTAGGAAACTGCTTGCCGAGATCGAGGGCCAGCCATGACGACCGCCACTTGCCCCGCGGTCCCCGGACCCATCGTCCTCGATGGTGCATCGCTCACCCTCCCCGACCTCATCCGTATTGCCCGCGATCCGCGGGTGCCGGTGACTTGTGCGCCCGAGGCCCTCGCCGCCGTCGCCCGCGGCTGGGAGGAGATTGAACAGATCGTGGCCGCCTATCAGCTCGCGCTCGCCAACCAACAGCCGCTGCCGCGCGTCTACGGCGTCACGACCGGTTTCGGCGAGTTCAAGCACACACGCATCGAACCCGAGCACTTCGAGGAAATGCAACGCAACATTCTCCTCAGCCACTCTGTCGGGGTGGGTGAGAACGACGACGCGAACGATCCGATCAACTACTTTCCCGCCGAGGTGGTCCGCGCCACACTCGCCCTCCGCCTCAATGCGTTTCTGAAGGGGCATTCCGGTGTGCGGCCCACGCTCGTCGAGTGCGTCGCCCGCATGCTCAACCGCGGCATCGTACCGCTCGTGCCGATCCGCGGCTCCCTCGGCGCCAGCGGCGACCTCTGCCCGCTCGCGCACCTGTTCGTCGTCCTGCTGGGTGTGGGGCGCTACTTCATCGTTCGCGGTCCTGAAGATCTCGAGTACAAAACCTACGCGGGCGTCGAGCTGCGTGCTGCGGCCACGCAACTCGCCGCGGACCTTGGTTATGACATCCTGCCGACCCCGAGCTTCAAGGAAGGACTCGCACTCACCAACGGCGCCAACGTCTCCGCCGCCCTGCTTGCCCTGGCCGTCTTCGATGCCGAACGCCTCGCGAACAGCGCCGACGCCGCCGCCGCGCTCACCCTGGAGGCCATCTGCGGCCGGGCGCGGGCGCTTGATCCGCGCGTGCACGCCGCGCGTGGACTGGACGGCCAGTGTGACAGCGCCGCCAACCTGCGTGACCTGATTGGCGGCAGCCGCCTGATTGACGCCGCCGACGATGTGCAGGACTGCTACTCTGTCCGCTGTACGCCCCAGGTGCATGGTGCCACCCGCGACGCCATCGCCTTCGCTCGTATGATTGTGTCCCGCGAGTGTAACGCCGCCACCGACAACCCGCTCTTCTTTCCCGGCACCGGCGAACCGTGGGACAAGCAGACCTTCTTCGCCAACCGTCCTGGCAGTTTCGGCGATTTACACGCCTACTCCGCCGGCAACTTCCACGGTCAGCCGCTGGCACTCGCGGCCGACTTCCTGACCATCGCCGTAGCAGAGCTGGCGAATATTGCGGAACGGCGAACCCAGATGCTGCTGGACGCGCGGCACAATCGCAACCTGCCATCCAACCTGATCGCGCGCTGTGGCCTGAATTCCGGCTACATGATCGCGCAGTACACGGCCGCGAGCGTCGTCTCCGAAAACAAGGTTCTCGCGCACCCGGCGTCGGTCGATTCGATTCCTTCTTCGGCGAATACCGAAGATCACGTCTCCATGTCAACGATCGCCGGGCGGAAGCTGCGCACGGTACTGGGGAATACGCAGGCCGTGTTGGCGATCGAACTACTCGTCGCGGCGCAGGCGATTGATTGGCGCGTCGGGATGAAGCGCGACCCGAATCCCCACACGCCCGCCGACGACCAGCCCGGCTTCGCCCGCGGAAGTCTGAGCACGACGACCGAGGAGCAGGTTGCCTTCGAACTTGCGACGGCGCCAGCCAAGCGGGGGGAGATCGTCGCGTTTCTGGGGCGGGGCACGCGCGGGGCCTACCTGGCCGTTCGCGCAGTCGCCGAACCGATGTTGCGCGATCGCGTCCTCGAACCCGACATCCGCGCCGTGCGGCGCATCCTGCACGATGGACGATTTCTCGGCGCGGTGGAAGCGGACCTCGTCGCACCGCTGCGCGCCATCCTCCCCCTCAACCGTTCACCTGTGACGTAACCTGCGGGGCCTACTCGCCTGTGTCCCTATCGCATCCGCTGGGCGGTACGATTCCCCATGCCCCCATGCAACCCGTGGGGTCACTTGCCGCCTGGTTCCCGCCGTATCAGCACCGCCGTCAGGTCATCCGCCTGCGGCGCGCCTGCACTGAACCGGTTGATCTCCCCGTGCAACCCTTCGATGAACTCCTGCAACGGCACCGCTTGCCACGCCCCCAACAGCGCGCTTACACGCTCTTCTCCGAATTGCTCACCCTCCGGTGCGCTCGTCTCGTAGAACCCGTCCGTCAGCAGGATCGCCGCATCACCCGCCCCGAACTCGAACGACTCCGCGTCAAACTCCGCCCCATCCACCACGGCGAACGGAAAGCCGCCGGCTGGCCGCACTTCGATCTCGCTCCCACGTTGGAACAACAGCGGCCCCTGCCCCGCCGAAACATAATCCAAACGCTGCGCGTGTGGGTTCAGAATCCCCACGAAGGCCGTCACGAACCGCCCGTCCATCAGGTCCGCACACAGAATCCGGTTCACGTGCCGGGCCACCTCGGCCAGATTCGTCGTCACGGCCAGCAACGCGCGGATCAAGGAACGGCACTGGGCAATGACCAGTGCGGCCCCGATACCGTGCCCGGTCGCATCCGCCAGTAAAACCGCGAGTCGCCCGTCGGCGAGCGGGATGAAGTCGTAGCAGTCCCCGCCGGTCTCGTCGGCGGATGCGTTCCAGCCCGCAATCTCGTAACCTGGCAGCACCGGATTACCTTTCGGAAACAGGCGCTGCTGAATCTTCCGCGCGAGTTCCAGGTCACGGGCCATCCGCTGCTTGTGGGCATATTCCTCGAGCAGCGCGTAGCGATGAATCGCCACACCTGTTTGCGCGCTGAGCACGCGGGCCAGCTCCTCATCCTCAACCGTAAATGGCCCGCCATGTTTATTGAGCGCCTGCAACACGCCCATCAGCTCGCCGTGTGTATTCTCCAGGGGGAAGGTTAACAGGTTACGCGTCCGGAAGCCGGTCTGGCGGTCAATCTCCGGATTGAACTGGGGGTGTTGGTACGCATCCATGACTTTGACCACGGTTCGCAGCCCGGCGGCGGTTCCCGCGATACCACGGTCCGCCGGGAACCGAATCGACTCCGCACCTGTCGCCACGCGACTGTAGAGCTCGTTTTTCGGCCGGTCATAAAGGAAAACCGTGGCCCGCTCGCAATTCAGCACCGCGCAAGTCGCTTCGATGATCGTGCCCAGCAGTTCTGTGAGGTCGGTGGTCGCTCCCATCTGCCGGGAGATGTCGAGCAACCGTTGCAGGTCGGCGATTTTCGGGGACACAGCACCCATGGTGGGTAGCGTACGCAGCCCGCGCACAGGCGGCAAGGCGAAGCGGGCCCAGCTTTCGGACGCCGGGAACCCGGTTGGCAGGCGGTAACCTGCACACCCCAGCGATCTCACCCCCCGCCGCGCTCCAGCCGTATGATCGGCGTCAGCTCAAGAATGAAGGTGCGCTCACCGTGGCCGGGGAAGTGAACGCACGCGCGGGTCTGGCCGGGCGCCGGCCGGAGCCAGCGGATCTGCCCGACACCATAGGTCGTGTGCGCGACGATCGTCCCTGGACCCCACCCGAAATACGGCGAATCCGCCGGGGGCGCCACGCCCTCCGCCTCCGGCTCAGCCGCGGGCGCGCGCCGCAGCCGCGGGCGCCGCTTCAAGCGCTCAACCGCATCCGGCTCCACTGCCAGCGATTCCTGTTCGTCGGCCGTGCGTGCAGCGAAGCCCTTTCGCCGCGGCACCAGCTCCGCGGCCTCTTCCGGCGGTAAATCGTCCACGAGCGGTACGAAACCATCTGCGGCCGTCAACCCGCGCCCACCGAAGCGCAAGTCACTGTGTTTTTTCCAGCGCAGTGTCCCGTCATCCAGCTCATGCAGGAACTGGGAGGCCGGAAACGGCGTGTACCGCCCACGGATTTGCCGTTCCTGCACACGCGTCAGGTACAGCAGCTCACGTGCCCGTGTGAGCCCTACGAAGCACAGCCGGCGCTCCTCTTCCACATCGCCGTCGAGCTTCAGCGCGCGCTCATGCGGCAGCATGCCCTGTTCCAATCCGACCAGGAATACGACCGGAAATTCAAGCCCCTTGGCCGCATGGAGCGTCATCAGCATCACGCAGCCGGCCTGCTCGTCGACCGCATCCTGGTCACTGACCAAACTCACGTGGTGCAGGAAATCTTCGAGGGACGGCTCCTCCGCGTCGGTCTCGTAGTTCACAGCGGCCGTTACCAGTTCCTGCACGTTGGCCAGCCGGTCCTCGCCGCCGGAGTCGTGCTCAAGCTTGAATAGTTCCT encodes:
- a CDS encoding carbonic anhydrase; this encodes MVHQQIDLEYAEQEAWALRRQKGIPNNRRLWVLACMDERLPIEQALGIREGDAHVFRNAGGLVTDDAIRSAMLTTQFFGTREIIVVNHTECGMMTATGDALATALRERGIDPDAVQLDPGLPELKLEKGGFGKWIKTFRDVDAVSIEQVRLLRASPLIPKEVTIHSYVWEVENRRLRPPSRRLSEQVNTSQQMGRG
- a CDS encoding class I SAM-dependent methyltransferase gives rise to the protein MSSRTLQLAGELHEYLVTATLREPELLRQLREETARLPNAEMQISPEQGQFMALLIETIGARRALEVGTFTGYSALCVARALPPDGRLLCCDVSEEWTAIARRYWAAAGVAERIELRLAPALETLDALLAGGATETFDFAFLDADKVGYDAYYERALRLLRPGGLVAIDNALSDGRVVAPEAAGDNVRAIDALNRKIRADERVSCSLVPIGDGLMLARKR
- a CDS encoding aldo/keto reductase, which produces MQYVPLGSRGPQVSAVGFGAWAIGGSHWGPTDDAVSKAALHAALDAGVTFLDTADTYGFGHSEELIAAVLAERGGPALTVATKGGNDFYFAAQDHDTGYGPIRQNYAKDYLLFAAEQSLQRLRVDTLDLYQLHSPDLEHLERDEPWDALATLRRQGKVRYTGLSVQSFKETEQATVLDAHHAELDVLQVRYNLLERAAEEVLLPKARQYGLGIIVRIPLLFGLLTGKFTRATRFGPDDHRGMNLSPDKLESYLFRLEALQPLFARYPTQTQSQVALRFCLTHAACHTVIPGAKTAVQVADNVVAADLGPLTADDLALLAELDPAP
- a CDS encoding prepilin-type N-terminal cleavage/methylation domain-containing protein, whose product is MPSAASSRCPRVQTVCGFTLIELLVVVAIIALLISILLPSMAAAREQTRSVKCLANLRSIGQGITMYAQDQRGVLPGPLHPPIYRNTGSAIPGETTVDGFPVMNPNTERPWFLLARLAPVMASGPDDLLKYVDLVGTCPTAKQKNTDSNFLPNVNQNPSWSRPYNYLVNSWNNTEPRFYFGWTNIGVTWEGWVNAYNANPNGTAQPPKKLDAVRRSAEEWAVGDAWWDFRRTFIAPGQFADRMLGTWQLLTSNPTTSANMSHNPLPRTPYHRNNRGTNLVYFDGHAATFVGIDEWAQKFPANQPTPP
- a CDS encoding PEP-CTERM sorting domain-containing protein, encoding MIEHLRIRSTGGAGPFTLWMDDIANSYRPSPVVPPTTVNFGSFEGYADGAEVIFQEPSFSGSTSGNVLPGSVSGVDNTVAYTGNASYKVEYGFVDADPSRWVRLTTFNTPNLPNPTIYFDRDSTVTMWIKGVPEPTSLLLLGLGALAFIRRR
- the hisS gene encoding histidine--tRNA ligase, encoding MGGLVEPRLMRGLRDIFPEDMHARQWIIDTIRGVYELYGYVPLGTPALEFYDVLTGSTGAESEKQLFRVQGPEGEELGLRFDQTVALARVVAQYPDLPRPFRRYQVAPVWRSDNPYEKRGRFREFLQFDIDAVGVESEAADVEMITAMCDALRALEPGSFRVRVSSRRVLNLVLPYTGIPSDRSHEVFRVLDKLDKLGPEKVRRELTTGYVDESGSRVQGLGFTDDQVTRLERFLAVRDPARAGVLAQLGALFGDSAEVAAELAPLARIDARLTRLGYDDAIVQYDVSIARGLAYYTGTVFETELLDLPEFGSICSGGRYDDLVTRFLGERVPAVGTSVGVDRLLIALRELGRIPPQHLPKSTAQVLVTVFDQELLDGYLAMTYELRRAGIRTELYLGTQKRIGKQIQYGDRYEVPVLVVYGSDEFTRGEVQLKDMSVGRQRTAQVAARDQWRAERPGQFNVPRAELVPAVRKLLAEIEGQP